The proteins below are encoded in one region of Desulfovibrio sp. JC010:
- a CDS encoding ABC transporter ATP-binding protein produces the protein MKLSRFAQDITLRKLSLGYPGHVLMRDLNAVLPAGKISVILGGSGCGKSTLLRHILGLNTPVSGEIFLGDTNLTSLDSGEEYKQIRTRMGVLFQDGAMLGSLTLGENVALPMQEHTDLPDSIIEEVVLMKLRMVGLGDFMHYFPNQLSGGMRKRAGLARAMVMDPTTLLCDEPSSGLDPITAADLDQLILKLKETFHVTTVVVTHDLDSLFNIADHVVVLHKGRCLYQGDVEGLQQSDDEYIIDFLERRPTEIDPSMERAVKFRSRV, from the coding sequence ATGAAGTTATCAAGGTTTGCACAGGACATAACGCTAAGGAAGCTCAGCCTCGGTTATCCGGGCCATGTGCTCATGCGCGACCTCAATGCCGTGCTGCCTGCCGGGAAGATCAGTGTGATCCTCGGCGGTTCAGGGTGCGGCAAATCAACCCTGCTGCGTCATATCCTCGGCCTGAACACTCCTGTGTCGGGTGAGATCTTTCTGGGCGATACCAATCTGACCTCTCTGGACAGCGGTGAGGAGTACAAGCAGATCAGGACCCGCATGGGGGTCCTCTTTCAGGACGGGGCCATGCTCGGCTCATTGACCCTCGGTGAAAATGTGGCTCTGCCCATGCAGGAACATACTGACCTGCCTGATTCAATCATCGAGGAAGTTGTGCTGATGAAGCTGCGTATGGTCGGGCTGGGGGATTTCATGCATTATTTTCCCAACCAGCTTTCAGGTGGCATGCGTAAAAGGGCAGGGCTGGCCCGGGCCATGGTCATGGACCCGACAACCCTGCTTTGCGATGAGCCTTCCTCCGGGCTGGATCCCATCACCGCCGCAGATCTTGACCAGCTCATCCTCAAGCTCAAGGAAACTTTTCACGTCACCACCGTGGTGGTCACCCATGATCTGGACAGCTTGTTCAATATTGCCGATCACGTGGTGGTCCTGCACAAGGGGCGTTGTCTTTATCAGGGAGATGTAGAAGGACTGCAGCAGTCCGATGATGAATATATAATCGACTTTCTGGAACGCAGGCCTACGGAGATTGATCCAAGCATGGAACGGGCCGTGAAGTTCCGGAGCCGGGTCTGA
- a CDS encoding ABC transporter permease: protein MNGLQVLAWMVSRLLGCLRFKSGKKKSFYRKRLLRDLASVGADSIPIVSVISACTGIILALQSAQQLEKVGAISYVANLVGVTIIRELGPLLTAIIVTGRSGAAFTAEIATMQISEEIDALEVMGIEPVRFLVVPKLIAMLIMVPCLTVWADFVGIFSGGAFSAIALGINKVTYFNNSVEFLKLHDVLAGLVKAGGFAVAITIIGCWQGFLAREGAADVGRKTTNSVVISIFMIILLDLFFTALNFLFR from the coding sequence ATGAATGGATTGCAAGTGCTCGCATGGATGGTTTCCAGACTCCTCGGCTGCCTGCGTTTCAAGTCCGGAAAGAAAAAGTCCTTTTACCGTAAAAGGCTCCTGCGTGATCTCGCTTCTGTAGGTGCTGATTCCATTCCCATAGTCAGCGTTATTTCAGCCTGTACGGGCATCATTCTCGCCCTGCAATCAGCCCAGCAGCTGGAGAAGGTCGGGGCCATCAGCTATGTGGCCAATCTCGTGGGCGTGACCATCATTCGTGAGCTGGGTCCACTGCTCACCGCCATCATCGTTACCGGACGTTCCGGTGCCGCCTTTACAGCGGAAATCGCAACCATGCAGATTTCCGAAGAGATCGACGCCCTTGAGGTTATGGGCATCGAGCCGGTCCGTTTCCTTGTTGTTCCCAAATTGATCGCCATGCTGATCATGGTTCCCTGCCTGACTGTCTGGGCCGATTTTGTGGGTATCTTTTCCGGCGGGGCCTTTTCCGCCATTGCCCTCGGGATCAACAAAGTCACCTACTTCAATAACTCCGTGGAATTTCTCAAGCTGCATGACGTGCTGGCCGGACTGGTCAAGGCCGGGGGCTTTGCCGTGGCCATCACCATTATCGGCTGCTGGCAGGGTTTTTTGGCCCGTGAGGGTGCTGCCGATGTCGGGCGCAAGACAACCAATTCTGTTGTTATCTCCATATTCATGATAATATTGCTGGACCTGTTTTTTACGGCACTTAACTTTCTTTTCCGGTAG
- a CDS encoding STAS domain-containing protein produces the protein MGTGWKMESSLEEVLIKISGEVDFTGTPELRDEMHHFVKKTSGEVRVDLSELEYLDSSGLASLIELRRILVKDSRTVKIIAVTDQVDRLLNLTQVKSLFGL, from the coding sequence ATGGGTACAGGCTGGAAAATGGAATCCTCGCTGGAGGAGGTCCTGATCAAGATCAGCGGTGAAGTGGACTTCACCGGGACCCCTGAGCTTAGGGATGAAATGCATCATTTTGTGAAGAAGACCTCCGGTGAAGTCCGGGTGGATCTTTCCGAGCTTGAGTATCTGGACAGTTCCGGTCTGGCCTCGCTGATCGAGTTGCGCAGAATTCTGGTCAAGGACAGCCGCACGGTGAAGATCATCGCGGTTACCGATCAGGTGGACAGGCTTTTGAATCTTACGCAGGTCAAATCTTTGTTTGGGCTGTGA
- a CDS encoding GAF domain-containing SpoIIE family protein phosphatase: MKTQANRLKKLIQANQVLASIESLVDLLPQLLRLAQDVTGAEASSIMLYNKEKNVLNFAWAMNDVLGDKAMKNLKTGFELPMGQGIAGWVAEHQQPLNVVDAQSDDRFSKEADRKTGFTTKCILCTPIIHNDELLGVVQVLNSVDKECFGKEDEELLESFGHLAGVALVRSELMLQRLNQQKFETQLEAAARIQKQFNPRQPKLEGGNIIWGSSLPAQFVGGDLYDFIPNSDGSWYIYVADVSGKGLPAALIMSALWTRIRAEALNEKAPGEMLKAVNSGAFDFMNGEVFATMALLRYFPESGKCEYSMAGHPPPFLVDEGTADPIEKTFGLPVGILEDGDFETGEFCLEKGQSLVIVSDGVDEARDAQGEFFGEERMEETLRQEGVPQAGEKLLKAVADWRGETPPNDDTTVVEIYRA, from the coding sequence TTGAAGACGCAGGCGAACAGGTTAAAGAAGTTGATTCAGGCCAATCAGGTTTTGGCCAGTATTGAGTCTCTGGTTGATCTGCTGCCGCAGCTGCTAAGGCTGGCGCAGGATGTGACCGGTGCCGAGGCTTCCTCGATCATGCTTTATAATAAAGAAAAAAATGTCCTTAATTTTGCATGGGCCATGAATGATGTGCTCGGTGATAAGGCCATGAAAAATTTGAAGACCGGCTTTGAACTGCCCATGGGGCAGGGAATTGCCGGCTGGGTGGCCGAGCATCAGCAACCGCTGAATGTGGTCGATGCCCAGAGTGATGACCGTTTCTCCAAAGAGGCGGACAGGAAGACCGGGTTTACAACCAAATGCATCCTCTGCACCCCGATCATTCATAATGATGAATTGCTGGGCGTTGTACAGGTCCTTAATTCTGTGGACAAGGAATGCTTCGGCAAAGAGGATGAAGAACTGCTTGAAAGCTTCGGCCATCTGGCAGGGGTGGCTCTGGTCCGCTCCGAGCTTATGCTGCAGCGTCTGAATCAGCAGAAATTTGAGACCCAGCTGGAAGCTGCCGCCCGTATCCAGAAACAGTTCAATCCCCGTCAGCCGAAACTGGAAGGTGGCAATATAATCTGGGGCAGTTCTCTCCCGGCTCAGTTTGTGGGCGGAGATTTGTACGATTTTATACCCAATTCCGACGGAAGCTGGTATATTTATGTGGCTGACGTTTCCGGTAAGGGGCTGCCTGCGGCTTTGATCATGTCTGCCCTGTGGACCAGAATCAGGGCTGAGGCTTTGAATGAAAAAGCTCCGGGCGAAATGCTCAAGGCGGTCAATAGCGGCGCATTTGATTTTATGAACGGAGAGGTCTTCGCCACCATGGCTTTGCTGCGTTACTTCCCGGAAAGCGGAAAATGTGAATACAGTATGGCCGGCCACCCGCCGCCGTTTCTGGTAGATGAAGGGACGGCTGATCCTATTGAAAAAACTTTCGGTCTGCCCGTAGGAATTCTTGAGGACGGTGATTTTGAGACCGGGGAGTTCTGTCTTGAAAAGGGGCAGTCCTTAGTTATTGTCAGTGACGGAGTGGATGAAGCAAGAGATGCGCAGGGAGAGTTCTTCGGTGAAGAGCGTATGGAAGAAACGCTCAGGCAGGAAGGTGTTCCGCAGGCCGGGGAAAAGCTGCTCAAAGCCGTTGCTGACTGGAGAGGGGAGACCCCTCCCAACGACGATACAACCGTAGTCGAGATATACAGGGCTTAA
- the rfaE1 gene encoding D-glycero-beta-D-manno-heptose-7-phosphate kinase, whose amino-acid sequence MDNKILSVLPKLKDRKVLIIGDVMLDHYVIGSVERISPEAPVPVVQVTEEKYLLGGAGNVARNISALGGEPHLTGFVGNDGEGRVFEKLCYESDIPYSLYEAEDRPTTKKTRVMAHNQQMVRVDREKTVDFAKSLMDQLFEFLESEICDYKVVILSDYGKGLLSQSFFERFWKLLEEKNHKPHILVDPKTVNYDRYQSVSMLTPNSKEAGEGANMQVKTREDVLEAGRRLFDRIDPTHLLITLGGDGMALFESRDVVKHVPTFARKVFDVTGAGDTVIATLGLGLAAGLDPLTSAVLANYAAGIVVSQVGAATATVDELAEAVRNWPKPEVNVWND is encoded by the coding sequence ATGGATAATAAGATTTTAAGCGTTCTCCCCAAATTAAAAGACCGCAAGGTGCTGATCATCGGGGATGTGATGCTTGATCATTATGTGATTGGGTCTGTTGAACGCATTTCACCGGAAGCTCCGGTGCCTGTGGTGCAGGTTACCGAAGAAAAATACCTTCTCGGCGGGGCCGGGAACGTTGCCCGCAATATTTCTGCCCTCGGAGGCGAACCTCATCTGACCGGGTTCGTGGGCAATGATGGAGAAGGGCGGGTTTTCGAAAAGCTCTGCTATGAATCGGATATCCCCTATTCCCTGTATGAGGCTGAGGATCGGCCCACCACAAAAAAAACACGGGTCATGGCCCACAACCAGCAGATGGTCCGGGTAGACCGCGAAAAGACCGTGGATTTTGCAAAGTCGCTCATGGATCAACTATTCGAATTTCTGGAGAGCGAGATTTGTGATTATAAGGTGGTCATCCTTTCCGACTATGGAAAGGGGCTTCTGTCGCAATCTTTTTTTGAGCGGTTCTGGAAGCTGCTGGAAGAAAAGAATCATAAGCCGCATATTCTGGTTGATCCCAAAACTGTGAACTATGACCGTTACCAGTCCGTCTCCATGCTCACTCCCAACTCCAAGGAAGCAGGGGAGGGAGCCAATATGCAGGTTAAAACCCGTGAAGATGTGCTCGAAGCAGGACGCAGACTCTTTGACCGCATCGATCCAACCCACCTGCTGATCACTCTTGGCGGAGACGGCATGGCCTTGTTTGAATCACGTGATGTGGTCAAGCATGTGCCGACTTTCGCGCGTAAGGTTTTTGATGTGACCGGTGCCGGTGATACAGTTATCGCAACTCTCGGGCTTGGCCTTGCGGCCGGACTTGATCCGCTTACCTCGGCAGTGCTGGCGAACTACGCCGCCGGGATTGTTGTCAGTCAGGTCGGGGCGGCAACAGCTACAGTTGATGAGCTTGCCGAGGCCGTGCGCAACTGGCCCAAGCCGGAAGTGAATGTCTGGAACGATTAA
- a CDS encoding ParB/RepB/Spo0J family partition protein, which produces MAGVTGGLGRGLDALLGGGKGVDENSASEASIDARQIDIDMIVANPNQPRKEFSPEALKDLSESIRAKGVLQPVLVRPVLGRKDRFELVAGERRLRASKLAGLGEIPALVKEMTDLESMAIALIENLQREDLNPIEEAKGYQELITKFGLSQEQLAGQVGKSRSALSNSMRLLTLSEPVQDAIGNGKISAGHGRALMAVADDAARDELFDRLMSSGLSVRQCEGAATYFKEHGELPEGEVVAKPKPGKSKKKEPKEIDEDLEILKSRLEEALETKVSFSGSQKKGKLTISYADEQELERLVAILELRS; this is translated from the coding sequence ATGGCAGGTGTCACTGGCGGTTTAGGAAGGGGACTTGATGCTCTTCTGGGAGGCGGCAAAGGCGTAGATGAAAATTCAGCTTCTGAGGCATCAATTGATGCCCGGCAGATTGATATTGATATGATTGTTGCCAACCCGAACCAGCCGCGCAAGGAATTTTCTCCTGAAGCATTGAAAGATCTTTCCGAGTCTATCCGGGCCAAGGGTGTGCTTCAGCCCGTGCTGGTGCGTCCTGTTCTCGGACGAAAAGACCGCTTTGAACTGGTGGCCGGGGAACGTCGCCTGCGGGCATCCAAGCTTGCCGGGCTGGGAGAAATCCCCGCACTGGTCAAGGAGATGACCGACCTTGAAAGTATGGCCATCGCCTTGATCGAGAACCTGCAGCGAGAAGACCTGAACCCCATTGAAGAAGCGAAGGGCTATCAGGAACTGATCACCAAGTTCGGACTCAGTCAGGAACAGCTGGCCGGGCAGGTGGGTAAAAGCCGCTCAGCCCTTTCCAACTCCATGCGTCTGCTGACTCTTTCCGAACCTGTGCAGGACGCCATCGGTAACGGTAAAATCTCCGCAGGCCATGGGCGTGCGCTTATGGCGGTTGCAGATGATGCTGCACGTGATGAACTATTTGATCGTCTTATGAGCAGCGGCTTGTCTGTGCGCCAGTGTGAAGGCGCGGCAACATATTTTAAAGAACATGGCGAGCTTCCCGAAGGTGAGGTTGTTGCCAAGCCGAAGCCCGGCAAAAGCAAGAAAAAGGAACCCAAAGAGATTGACGAAGACCTTGAGATTCTCAAAAGCCGCCTTGAGGAAGCTCTTGAAACCAAGGTCTCTTTCAGCGGTTCTCAGAAGAAAGGCAAGCTGACCATCAGCTATGCGGATGAGCAGGAGCTTGAGCGTCTGGTGGCGATCCTTGAACTTCGTTCATAA
- a CDS encoding AAA family ATPase, which translates to MAKRIVVANQKGGVGKTTTSINLSASLAVMEKKVLLVDCDPQGNGSSGLGFYPGDSRENVYSVLFNPERVKEAIYQTDIPYLSLMPASQDLVGAEIELIDKMGREYYLKDLVETVDEEYDYIIFDCPPSLGLLTVNALCAAKELLVPLQTEYYALEGVAQLLMTFELVKKRLNPELAVLGVVLTMYDKRNRLARQVKNEVRKAFPDSLFETIVPRNVRLSEAPSFGKPAISYDAKSNGAMAYLSLAQEVVKRHEEE; encoded by the coding sequence GTGGCAAAAAGAATTGTAGTAGCCAACCAGAAAGGCGGGGTAGGTAAAACCACTACCTCTATCAACCTTTCAGCTTCTCTCGCTGTGATGGAAAAAAAAGTACTGCTTGTAGACTGCGACCCGCAGGGGAACGGTTCAAGCGGGCTTGGTTTTTATCCCGGAGATTCCAGAGAAAATGTATACTCAGTATTGTTTAATCCGGAGCGCGTGAAGGAAGCAATATATCAAACTGACATTCCCTATCTTTCACTCATGCCTGCCAGTCAGGATCTGGTGGGAGCAGAAATCGAACTCATTGATAAGATGGGGCGCGAATATTATCTGAAAGATCTCGTGGAGACCGTGGACGAAGAATATGATTATATCATTTTCGACTGCCCTCCATCTCTCGGTCTTTTGACCGTAAACGCTCTTTGCGCGGCAAAAGAATTGCTGGTTCCGCTCCAGACTGAATATTACGCACTTGAAGGTGTGGCTCAGTTGTTGATGACTTTCGAGCTGGTCAAGAAGAGACTTAATCCGGAACTCGCCGTTCTGGGTGTGGTTCTGACCATGTATGATAAGCGCAACAGACTTGCCCGTCAGGTGAAAAACGAAGTTCGCAAGGCTTTTCCGGACAGTTTGTTTGAGACAATCGTGCCGCGAAATGTGCGCCTGTCCGAAGCTCCCAGTTTCGGTAAACCGGCCATTTCTTATGATGCCAAATCAAATGGAGCCATGGCTTATTTAAGCCTGGCGCAGGAAGTGGTTAAGCGGCACGAAGAAGAGTAG
- a CDS encoding NAD-dependent epimerase — MKVLVTGAAGFIGFHLSKRLLAEGHEVVGLDILNDYYDVNVKKNRLKQIEDHDKFTFAYMDMADRAAMEKLFAEEKFTHVVNLAAQAGVRYSLINPQAYIDSNVVGYMNILEGCRHNGVEHLVYASSSSVYGLNTSMPFSVHDNVDHPISMYAATKKSNELMAHSYSHLYNIPTTGLRFFTVYGPWGRPDMALFLFTKAIFEDKPINVFNHGKMLRDFTYIDDIVEGVFRVMKNTATPNPDWNGDAPDPGTSPAPFRIYNIGNNEPTELMRYIEVLEECIGKKAEKNMMPLQAGDVPSTYANVDNLVRDVGFKPETSVEEGIAKFVEWYRGYYSV, encoded by the coding sequence ATGAAAGTCCTTGTTACAGGAGCAGCCGGGTTTATCGGCTTTCATCTTTCCAAACGTCTTCTTGCTGAAGGCCACGAAGTGGTAGGTCTGGATATTCTTAATGATTACTACGATGTAAATGTTAAGAAGAACCGCCTTAAGCAGATAGAAGATCACGACAAATTCACCTTTGCCTACATGGATATGGCTGACCGTGCGGCCATGGAAAAACTTTTTGCAGAAGAGAAGTTCACACACGTGGTCAACCTCGCTGCTCAGGCAGGTGTTCGTTACTCCCTGATCAATCCGCAGGCTTACATCGATTCCAACGTAGTCGGCTACATGAACATCCTTGAAGGCTGCCGCCACAATGGCGTTGAGCATCTTGTTTACGCATCCTCAAGCTCTGTCTACGGATTGAATACCAGTATGCCTTTTAGTGTTCATGACAACGTTGACCACCCCATCAGCATGTATGCGGCTACTAAGAAGTCTAACGAATTGATGGCTCATTCCTACAGCCATCTTTACAATATCCCCACTACCGGACTTCGTTTCTTCACAGTATACGGGCCGTGGGGCAGACCCGATATGGCTCTTTTTCTTTTTACTAAGGCTATTTTTGAAGATAAGCCCATTAATGTTTTTAACCACGGCAAGATGCTTCGTGATTTTACCTATATTGATGACATCGTTGAAGGTGTTTTCAGGGTCATGAAAAATACCGCTACTCCCAATCCTGATTGGAACGGAGATGCTCCTGATCCGGGTACCAGTCCTGCTCCTTTCCGTATCTACAATATCGGTAACAATGAGCCTACCGAATTGATGCGCTACATCGAAGTTCTTGAAGAGTGTATCGGTAAGAAAGCCGAAAAGAACATGATGCCTCTGCAGGCAGGCGACGTTCCTTCCACTTATGCAAATGTGGATAATCTTGTTCGCGACGTTGGTTTTAAGCCTGAAACTTCAGTCGAAGAAGGTATTGCCAAGTTTGTTGAGTGGTACCGCGGCTACTACAGCGTATAA
- a CDS encoding slipin family protein, whose amino-acid sequence MTFFIPVVLLVVFFLITALKVLNEYERGVIFRLGRVINAKGPGLIILIPIVDRMTRVSLRIMTLDVPNQDVITRDNVSIKVNAVVYFRVTDPIKAILEVEDFMFATSQLAQTTLRSVCGGVELDEILSQREKVNSEIQEILDTHTDPWGIKVSTVELKYIDLPQEMQRAMAKQAEAERERRAKVINAQGEFQAADKLSEAAEIISAHPEALQLRYLQTLREMSAEGKSSTIIPLPLDLLKMLAPLTGRGEAMDKKDQESKS is encoded by the coding sequence ATGACTTTTTTTATTCCCGTTGTTTTGTTGGTCGTGTTTTTTTTGATCACAGCACTGAAAGTCCTGAACGAGTATGAGCGCGGAGTGATTTTCAGGCTTGGGAGGGTGATAAATGCTAAGGGTCCCGGACTGATAATCCTGATTCCCATAGTAGATCGCATGACGAGGGTTTCACTACGGATTATGACTCTTGATGTACCAAATCAGGATGTTATCACCCGTGATAACGTAAGTATCAAGGTTAATGCGGTGGTGTATTTCCGGGTAACTGATCCGATCAAGGCAATTTTGGAAGTGGAGGATTTTATGTTTGCCACTTCTCAGCTTGCACAAACCACCTTGCGTAGCGTATGTGGAGGCGTTGAACTTGACGAGATACTTTCCCAGCGTGAAAAAGTGAACAGCGAGATTCAGGAAATTCTTGATACGCACACTGATCCCTGGGGCATAAAAGTAAGTACTGTCGAGCTTAAATACATTGACCTTCCTCAGGAGATGCAGCGGGCCATGGCCAAACAGGCCGAGGCTGAACGTGAACGCAGAGCCAAGGTCATTAATGCGCAGGGTGAATTTCAGGCCGCTGATAAGCTGTCTGAGGCCGCGGAGATCATTTCCGCCCACCCGGAAGCATTGCAGCTTAGATATTTGCAGACCTTGCGAGAAATGTCTGCTGAAGGAAAATCTTCCACCATAATTCCTCTTCCTCTTGATTTACTAAAGATGTTGGCGCCGTTAACCGGCAGGGGAGAGGCAATGGATAAAAAAGACCAAGAGAGCAAATCATAA
- a CDS encoding nodulation protein NfeD — protein MRALKNCPLLIYYLIIIAVLVSWLLPVVASAADIRVLSLDLQGGISPAQVHLLEDGLEQAGDDDHDLVLLRLDTPGGSVSAMRDMVKIIMNSNIPVCVWVGPEGAHAASAGTFITAAAQVAAMAPGTSIGAASPVSPSGEDIPETMSKKVTGDMVSLIKGIARKRGRNIEWYARSVLDGVSVDAQDAVTLNVVDFMALSADDFLEQLGARGILIDGKKVKFSQKEVTVSKFEPGFRYAVLSWLLDPQVAYFLLLGGMLGLFFELSHPGTILPGVIGAFCLVTGLYAMSILPTNAAGLLLLLLGAVLFVLEIFIVSYGLLSLAAVISLFIGSLVLFREGAPGIPMATILGTVLTFSAFVGVVIYLVTKAQFSRSGVGMESMVGLAGEVLELKGERMKVRVRGEIWNAETEDKTYFQPGTAIKVVQARGLTLIVVKKS, from the coding sequence ATGCGTGCTTTAAAAAACTGTCCATTGCTCATTTATTATTTGATCATCATTGCCGTCTTGGTCTCATGGCTGTTGCCTGTAGTTGCTTCAGCAGCGGATATTCGTGTTTTGTCCCTTGATTTGCAGGGCGGGATAAGTCCCGCGCAGGTCCATTTGCTGGAGGACGGTCTTGAGCAAGCCGGTGATGACGATCATGATCTTGTGCTCTTGAGGCTTGATACTCCGGGCGGTTCTGTCTCTGCCATGCGTGATATGGTCAAGATTATCATGAACAGCAATATTCCGGTTTGCGTCTGGGTTGGGCCGGAAGGAGCGCATGCGGCATCGGCCGGAACTTTTATCACTGCAGCGGCGCAGGTGGCAGCTATGGCTCCCGGAACATCCATCGGTGCGGCCAGTCCGGTTTCTCCTTCCGGCGAAGATATTCCCGAAACCATGAGTAAAAAGGTGACCGGGGATATGGTCAGTCTGATCAAAGGCATTGCCCGCAAGCGGGGGCGCAATATTGAATGGTATGCCAGGTCTGTTCTTGATGGAGTCAGTGTGGATGCACAGGATGCAGTAACCCTGAACGTTGTTGATTTTATGGCCTTGTCTGCGGATGATTTTCTGGAGCAACTGGGTGCCCGCGGTATCCTGATTGATGGTAAAAAGGTTAAATTTTCGCAAAAGGAAGTGACGGTCAGCAAGTTCGAACCCGGCTTCAGGTACGCTGTTCTCTCATGGTTGCTTGATCCGCAGGTAGCTTATTTCCTCTTATTGGGAGGGATGCTGGGTTTGTTTTTTGAACTTTCCCATCCCGGGACAATTCTTCCCGGTGTGATAGGTGCTTTTTGTCTTGTGACCGGACTGTACGCCATGTCCATCCTGCCTACAAACGCAGCCGGTTTACTTCTTCTGCTTCTGGGAGCGGTTCTTTTTGTCCTTGAAATTTTTATCGTCAGCTATGGTTTGCTCAGCCTTGCTGCGGTGATCAGTTTGTTCATCGGATCATTGGTCCTTTTCCGGGAGGGTGCACCGGGGATTCCCATGGCCACAATTCTAGGGACTGTGCTTACTTTTTCGGCATTTGTAGGTGTGGTTATATATCTGGTCACCAAGGCCCAGTTTTCCCGGTCCGGTGTAGGTATGGAGAGCATGGTCGGACTTGCTGGCGAGGTCCTTGAGCTTAAGGGAGAGCGCATGAAGGTCCGCGTGCGGGGTGAAATCTGGAATGCCGAGACTGAGGACAAAACATATTTTCAGCCCGGAACTGCGATTAAGGTCGTTCAGGCTCGTGGTCTGACCCTGATAGTCGTAAAAAAGAGTTGA
- the coaBC gene encoding bifunctional phosphopantothenoylcysteine decarboxylase/phosphopantothenate--cysteine ligase CoaBC — protein MNEHLNFDCFLGKRIHLGVSGSIAAYKSLDLLRMFRKAGIEVSVTLTSGAQEFIKGLSYEALGAFKVWEKMYPTMDDTFGHLEPGQAADAMLIAPATASVLARMTHGLADDMLSCQALAFSGPKLVAPAMNPAMWDAPATQDNCRVLAERGVEFIGPDCGDVACGDHGRGRLAPLESIYAHGLRAVAPNDMSGKHVLITLGPTREKWDAVRFWSNPSSGLMGACIAMAAWLRGAKVTVVSGPVKWWFPEDINVIKVDSAQQMFDAATEVWPSCTTGCFTAAVADFKPIPHGEGKFKKAGNDALRVDFDTNPDILKTIGSRKRDDQQLIGFAAETSNIQEAAKGKLERKNLDLIVANPINKPGAGFESSTNSVYVLDRAGRSEEWPDLPKTEVAWRIWDLLLQN, from the coding sequence ATGAATGAACATCTTAATTTTGACTGCTTTTTAGGAAAACGCATCCATCTCGGTGTAAGCGGCTCTATCGCAGCATATAAGTCTTTGGACTTATTGCGCATGTTTCGCAAGGCCGGGATCGAAGTCAGTGTTACGCTCACTTCAGGTGCGCAGGAATTTATCAAGGGCCTCAGTTATGAGGCCCTTGGTGCTTTCAAGGTCTGGGAAAAGATGTACCCGACCATGGATGACACCTTCGGTCATCTTGAGCCCGGACAGGCTGCTGATGCCATGCTCATCGCTCCGGCAACAGCTTCGGTGCTTGCCCGCATGACCCACGGCCTTGCTGATGACATGCTTTCCTGTCAGGCGTTGGCATTCAGCGGTCCCAAGCTGGTGGCTCCGGCCATGAACCCGGCTATGTGGGATGCTCCTGCCACCCAGGATAACTGCCGGGTGCTGGCAGAGCGTGGTGTTGAATTCATCGGCCCTGATTGCGGGGACGTGGCTTGCGGTGATCATGGGCGCGGTCGTCTTGCTCCGCTGGAATCCATTTATGCCCACGGTTTACGCGCTGTTGCTCCCAACGATATGAGCGGTAAGCATGTTCTGATCACCTTAGGACCCACCCGCGAGAAATGGGACGCGGTCCGCTTCTGGTCCAATCCATCCTCCGGTCTCATGGGGGCTTGTATCGCCATGGCTGCCTGGCTTCGTGGTGCAAAAGTTACCGTTGTTTCCGGTCCGGTGAAATGGTGGTTCCCTGAAGATATCAACGTGATCAAGGTTGATTCCGCACAGCAGATGTTTGATGCCGCTACCGAAGTTTGGCCCAGCTGCACCACCGGGTGTTTTACCGCCGCTGTTGCCGATTTCAAACCCATCCCTCACGGGGAGGGTAAATTTAAGAAAGCCGGCAATGATGCATTGCGTGTTGATTTTGATACCAACCCGGATATTCTCAAGACCATTGGCAGCCGGAAACGTGATGACCAGCAGTTGATCGGTTTTGCGGCCGAGACTTCCAATATTCAGGAAGCAGCCAAGGGTAAGCTGGAGCGCAAGAATCTGGATCTGATTGTTGCCAATCCCATCAACAAGCCCGGAGCCGGATTTGAGTCTTCCACCAATTCGGTCTATGTTCTGGACAGGGCAGGGCGGTCCGAAGAATGGCCCGATCTCCCCAAAACCGAAGTAGCGTGGCGTATATGGGATCTCCTTCTGCAGAATTAA